CAATAGATAACCGTTGCTTCTGTCCTCCGGATAGCTTGACTCCACGCTCGCCAATGACAGTATCCATACCATCAGGCAACGTGAGAATCAGTTCCTCCAACGAGGCACGACGGGCGGCATCCCAGATTTGTTCATCCGTTGCACTCAAATCCCCGTAAGCAATATTCTCCTTAATGGTACCCGAGAACAAAAATACATCCTGTTGAACGATTCCGATATGCTTGCGCAAGGATTGAAGCTTAACGTTACGAATGTCGACGCCATCCACAGTGATACGTCCCTCTTCTACCTCATAGAATCGGGGAAGCAGGCTACAGATCGTCGTCTTGCCTGCACCCGAAGGACCAACAAAAGCCACAGTTTCCCCTGGTCGAACAGACAGACTGATATCACTCAGAATACGCCGACTGGATTCATATCCGAACGAGACGTTCTCGAAGCGAATATCACCCTTCACACTTTCGAATTCAACGGCGTTTTTGCTATCCGCAATTTCAGGTTCCGTATCAATGATCTCCAGATAACGCTTGAAACCAGCAATGCCCTTTGGATAACTTTCTATGACGGCATTGATTTTCTCAATCGGGCGGAAGAAGATATTGGATAGAAGCAAGAAGGCCATAAAGTCACCCATATTGATTCTGCCATCGATATAAAACCAAGCCCCGCTGATCATGACAAACACCGTAACCAGTCGCATCATCATATAACTGACCGAGATACTTTTCGCCATCGTTTTGTAGGCAAGCAGTTTGGTTTTACGGAAATTCTGATTATCCACCGCAAAAAGTTCTTTCTCATGTTCTTCGTTGGCGAACGATTGCACAACACGCATGCCACCAACGTTATCTTCAATGCGCGCATTGAAATTGCCGACGTCTCCGAAAAGTCGCCGATAGGTCTTTGTCATGCGGCCACCAAATACAATAATGACCCAAGCCATAATTGGGATAATGATAAAGGTAAGCAGCGCAAGCTCCAGATTAATGTTAGCCATCAGCCAGAATGATCCGATTAATGTCATCACTGCGATGAATACATCTTCAGGTCCATGGTGAGCAACCTCGCCGATATCATTCAGATCATTCGTAAGATGACCAATTAAGTGACCTGTTTTACGATTGTCAAAGAACCGGAAGGACAGCTTCTGCAAGTGAGCGAACATCTTCTCACGCATGTTGGTCTCAATGTTAATGCCCAGCATATGTCCCCAGTATGTAACGACATAGTTCAATACAGTATTAAGTGCATAGATGGATAACAGCACAACACAGGCAAGCATAATAAGAGGCCAATCCTGACCTGGCAACAATTCATTAATGAATTTGCTGACGGCAAGGGGGAAAGCCAACTCCAGAAGCCCTGCGAGTACAGCGCATCCAAAATCAATCAAAAACAGTTTTTTATAGGGACGATAATACGAAAAAAAACGACGAATCATACTTATTCACTCTCACTCTCCAGATCCTTATTGGGACTTACATCTTCATTTTGCAGCTCGAAAAGATGGATATACTCGTCGATGACCTGATCAATAGCTTTTAACTCCCCACTGATCATCGGGCGAATATGTTCGTACTCCTCCTGTCCAAGTTGTCGGACAAGCGTTGTTCTCCGATTCTGCATCTGCTCCAGAAATACAAGAATCCGGCCGCGACGGAAAGTTTGCGCACCACGGCCCCGTTTTCCCTCATGTTCACCATGACCTCTTCCACGTCTGGAACGTTCACCACGTTGCTCATTGTCACTCATATCGCGTCTCGGACGCTCACCTTGACGTACACTTCCATCGATTTCATTCAGATCACGATCTCTCATCCTGCCACCTCCATTATGTGTATACGTTTGTATACAATACATTCATGTATACGAATGTATGCGAAATCCCAAAAGATGTCAACCTTTATATTCACTTGAAACAACGTAAACTTTACGCCATACATCAATTCAACGGAAAAAGAAGTGATCTCTTTGGATCGGGCACTTTTCCATGAACACTTCTATTAATTGACACCAAAAAGAGGTAGAACTATAATGGTCACAGCAACTATAATCATGACGGTTATTTAGGAGGAAAACCTTGGAATTAGAAAAATATATCGGTGTTAATGTACAGCGCGCGGCACTTAAACTGAATAATTACTATCAAAAGGTAGTCAATCCGTTTGACATCACAGTGGATCAGTGGGAAATACTAATCGTACTATGGGAAAAAGAAGGCATTACTCAAAAAGAACTTGCCGAGAGACTTCATAAGGACCAAACGAATGTTGCACGGATGCTGTTTAAGCTCGAAAAGAAAGAATTTATTTATCGTGTGATTCATGAAACGGATAGAAGATCTTTACGTGTTTATTTAACTCCTAAAGGACGAGATATGAAAGATGAAATTCTTGCTCCTTCCATGGATGCATATAATAAAACGATCCAGGGGTTATCCAAGGAGGAGGTTGAGATGTTTAGAAGGATTCTTACTGTAATGTATAACAACGTAAAAGATCTATAGTCCAAAGAGGAGTCCTCTCCACTTTAAAGGGGGGATAACTTTTTTTGTCATATACTTGCTGCAGCAACTATGGTCGAGACTATTAAAATTTATTCTAAAGGAGATTTTTAAGATGGAAATAACAGCAAAAGAAGCAGGTGTTTTCGACGCCAAGTACAGAGCATTGACCATTGGGATCATTCTTGCTGTCACTACCGTCGCGTTTGAAGGTTTAGCAGTTGTTACGATTGCTCCAAGCCTGGCTCAAAAATTAAATGGGCTCCATTTGTACGGTTGGATATTCAGCTCTTTTCTTTTGGCACAAATCCTTGGAACAATGATCATTGGGGCGCGGATCAACAAAAACGGCGTATTCGCATCGTTTGGTATATCGATACTTTTTTTTGTGATCGGCATCGTAATTGCGGCTACTTCTGTGAACATGATTACTCTAATTATAGGGAGAGTATTTCAAGGGTTTGGTGGAGGCGGTATCATTACGTGTGTATATTACAGCATTACTTTAGGTTATCCTGATAAGCTGAGAACGAAAATACTTGCTTTGTTTTCCGGCGCCTACATTCTACCTGCACTAATAGGCCCTTATATTGCTGGGCTTATAGCGGAGCATATCTCCTGGAGAGTTGTTTTTTGGCTTGTGCTTCCCTTCATTGGTTTGGCTGTCATGCTGACGCTTCCCGCTTTCCGCAAATTTACAGTTAGAGTGAATAAACCTTCCAAGAATAACCAAAAAGAAGGTTTTGCAGTATTACTGACTATTGGAACGGGAATGTTGCTGGCTGGGCTAGGCTTTATAACCGATTGGAAAGGAATTGTGCTTTCCGTAGCAGGGTTGCTTATCATGATTCAGCCTTTGCGAAAGCTGCTGCCAGAGGGCACCTTAAGTGCCAGAAGAGGTTTACCGGCCACAATTGCTTCAAGAGGATTCTTTGTTGCTAGTTATAATGCGACCGAGAGTTATGTTGTCCTCGCTTTGACAGATGTTAAAAAGCTTCCTGCAGATATGGCAGGATTAATTGTAGCCGCTGGTGCATTAAGCTGGTCAGCGGCTGCCTGGCTTCAGTCCAGGTTTGATGCTAAAGATCATGGGATGGGCCGAAAAAAACGGGTAACCATTGGTATTGGATTTATGATCATTGGTGTTGCTGCGGTCATTCTCGCTGTTGGCCTCCCCGAAGGAGGGATCGTATTTGCAGTGATTTCACAGCTTTTCACTGGATTCGGCATCGGTTTGGCACATCCTACGACTGGAGCGATTGCACTACAGCATATAAAAACAGGTGAAGAAGGTGAGATCTCCGCCAGCCTTCAGTTTACAGATGCATTTAGCCCAGGGGTAAGCATTGGCGTCGGCGGAGCCCTTATTGCCGTTAGTCAGTCACTAAATTTGGGGTTGTTGACGGGGATTATATTGGCTCTGTCTCTTCAATTACTTCTCGTTCTCTTGAGCTTTACGATTTCCTTTCGCATCAAGCAGGCAAAAGCCTCGGCGGAGAACTGATACCGTCCTGAATTCGGAAAATTAAATATTCCCTACATTGACATACCAAAACCTTCCCCACGTCATGGAGAACGCTTTGGTATGTTTTTTAAATACATTCATTTTACTATTTCAATGAAATTTCAAATGTGGAATCCACGTCACCTGCAAATACAATGCGGCCGTTTTCTGGTAAAACAACCTCATTCTTACCGCTGACCACGGTGTGATTAATACAAATACCGTTCTGATCATATACGGCAAAGGCGCCAGTTGCAGGCATTTTAACCGTCATGACTTTTCCTTTCACCGTTGCTGGTATCGAAAACCATCTGGCATATCCGTCTGCTTGAATCGTTGCTAGAGATTGTTTACCCGAATATAGTGGTTGTACCATTTCCTCACTGGCGTATATGCTACCAACGGCTGTAATGTACTCTACTCCGTTCTTTTTAGCAAAATAAATCTCCTTTGTATCACGTCCAGCCAGGCCAGGGATTTGCAGCTCCGTGACTGCTTCGTTTGCTCCAATAATCTTAGTATTGGATATATATCCCGGGGTCTCTTTGTCCAAATGAATAGGGAGAATTGGTGCCGAATTGAGATAAACCGTTGATGTATATTTCTCATTCACCAGGTAATATTTTTTTCCTTCACGCTGCTCCCATGAGGCCGTAATATCCTGGGATAATTCATTGGCTTCCAGCTTCTCCATTTTATATTCGGAGAAAGCCAATTGTCCAAGTCCTGGCAAGGATATATAAGATCGATACCACAGATAAGTCCTTCCATTCTTCTCCTTAACAAATTTCAACTTTTCCGTGCCTTCATCGTTAACAAAAGTACCATCTGCTGTATAGGTGTATTTTTGAGCCGGATCACTTGGAGCTGCGGGTGTGGATACAGTCATTTGTCCAGCAGTATTCATTTCGATCTTCTTAACCGAATTATTGCCGCCATATATACCTGCATTCGTGGCTATTTCTTTAGGTATATCTGCCTTCAGGGGCACACCAAACGATTTTTCCGGCTTCCGTTCTGTAATAATCCCCTTTTCCTCAAGTGCGCTGAGTAATAATTCACTCGCAATGAACTGATCTTTGGCACTTGTCCCACCTGATGAGGTAACGGCTGCAGCCAGATTATATTCCGGCAGTACGACTAATGATGAGTGGTACGATATGGTATCTCCACCTTTTGTTACTGCCTTGATACCGTATTCACTGAATGGGTACAGATTTACACTATCCCACCCTAAACCGTAAGATATAGACGTATCGCCATCCTCTGGCCACATGCCTCTTTTATATTCTTCTTGCGCCATGGCTTCTACAGACTTATCGGTAAGAATGCCTTGGACCTCTCCCGTGAAGATTTGTGAAAACTTCGCAAGATCTTCAGCGGTGGAATAAATGCCTCCAGTAGCGATAACATTATAATTCTCTTGTGGAAGCTGACCCTCATACAATGGAGAATAGATTCCCGCCATTGCTGCCGTGTCAACCACATCCTGTGGTGTTTTGGTATGTTTCATGTCCAAAGGTTCCGTAAAATATTGGTGTATAAAAGCTGTAAAACTCATGCCGCTAACACGTTCAACCATAATTTCGGATAACGTAAACCCATCGTTACTATACACGGAGAATGCGCCGGGATCTGCCTTCAGGTTTTGACTCGCCAATTGCTCGAGAAACGTATCATGTGAGTACGTATCATTATCCCCGTACAATGTGGCATTGCTGCCAGTGCTGCCCAGCAGACCGGAAGAATGATTCAACAGCATGCGCGGTGTGATTTGTTTGTAGCGATGATCTTTCATCTGAAAATCAGGTATATAGTTCACAACAGGCAGATCCAAATCCACCTTGCCTTCGTCAACTAACTTCATAACAGAAGCTGTGAGGAACATTTTACTCGTTGATCCTATGCCATAGATTGTATCCGGCGTAAGAGGCACCTTGTTGTTTTTATCGTTTTTACCCGTCTGACCGGACACCACAATCTCGCCACCATCGATAAGGGCATATTGCAGGCTTGTGATTCCATGTTTCTCGGTGAGTAACTTGGCTTTCTCCATCACCGTTTTCTTGGTTGGTTCATACGTAAAATCACTGCTACTTGTAGCAGGCGCGGCCATTGCAGACATTGGAGCTAACATCGTTAATACCAGCGTTAACACGGCGATTGAAGTTCGTTTTCCCTTTTGTCGTCCCATTCACATCATCTCCAGAATTTTAAGTGTTTTGGTTATTTGATTTCTTCTGGGTCTACAAATTTCACCTCCGGATACAAGTCATTTGGTCCCTGAATCAGATCTCCACCCGTTCCTTTCAGTTGCTTGTTAAAGAAATCGAGTACATATTGATTTACGATGTTTGATCCTCTTTTACCATTGATATCTCCTGTGATACCGGACAGTTTAACCAGCTCTGAATAGAACTGAAGGTCCGTGAAATTGAAGTGCTGGGTTCCTTCTACATAGATCACTTTTCCCCCATGATTCATAACATTTTTCATAATGTGCAGCTCATCTGAAAGAGATTTAGTTACTTCATCCTCCGAATTTCTATCTATTTCAAAGTTGGCGAACCAGTCTTCAAAACTTCCCGATCGGATGAACATAAACGGCTTGTTTATATCATCTCTATTTTCCACTTCATATAGTGACCCATCCATATTAACCCCGGCCTTGATTCTCTGATCTAAATACGTTGCATTAAACGCGGTTGCACCCCCAAAAGAATGCCCCATCGCGCCGATGTGATCTAGATCGATTTTCCCTTTAAACTGACTTTCGATTGCACCTGAATTCAGCTTTTCGATTTGATCGATTACAAACTCCACATCTTTCGTCCATATACTCCCTGTTTTTGTACGTTCATCTAGTGTAGTCGTGCTTTTTTTATAATCCGTTACACGGCCATCTGGAAAAAGAGTAGCAAAGGTGCTATACGTATGATCGATGGTGACCACGATATACCCATGACTGGCCAGATTCTCGGCCTGTGATACATGTAGAACTCTACTGGTTCCCATACCATGAGATAGTAGTACCACGGGATAAGGACTTGTAGAAGGTAATATTTCAACATTTTCATAAGAGTTGGTTTGACTATACTTCAAGTAGTCGAGCAAAAATTCGGGCAGTTTTAAAGAATTAGAGAAGCTCTGAATATACTTTTTGAACATTTCTTTATCTTTTGGAAACAGCGTGTCACGCTTGTTATTATTGCTGTTTTCAGTTGGGTACCAAACTTGAACCATTAGTTCTCTCTTATCGCTTTGATCTTCAGTGAAGATTTCGTCTCTGTTCTGATCTGTTAAATGAAATGTTTGAGTACCCACCTTCTCTGGACCATCAAGCTTCGGCAGATTAAAAACAGGTAAGTATACAGACAAGACGGTAGAACCAACAAGCAGAATAACGATTAAGGAAGATAAACTATATTTCAAGAACTTCCCTATTTTAAGGTTCATCATCTTTTCGGAATGTCTGAATAAAACGATGATTATGAATAGAGCCGTCATGATATATACCACAAGCAACTGCCATCTGTATCCCTCAACAAACAATTGAACTAATAATATAACGCTACTTCCTATACCCAAACCCAAGCCTATTTTCTTTGCACTTCTTTTAATAAATAGTAGGTC
The nucleotide sequence above comes from Paenibacillus sp. W2I17. Encoded proteins:
- a CDS encoding ABC transporter ATP-binding protein, with the translated sequence MIRRFFSYYRPYKKLFLIDFGCAVLAGLLELAFPLAVSKFINELLPGQDWPLIMLACVVLLSIYALNTVLNYVVTYWGHMLGINIETNMREKMFAHLQKLSFRFFDNRKTGHLIGHLTNDLNDIGEVAHHGPEDVFIAVMTLIGSFWLMANINLELALLTFIIIPIMAWVIIVFGGRMTKTYRRLFGDVGNFNARIEDNVGGMRVVQSFANEEHEKELFAVDNQNFRKTKLLAYKTMAKSISVSYMMMRLVTVFVMISGAWFYIDGRINMGDFMAFLLLSNIFFRPIEKINAVIESYPKGIAGFKRYLEIIDTEPEIADSKNAVEFESVKGDIRFENVSFGYESSRRILSDISLSVRPGETVAFVGPSGAGKTTICSLLPRFYEVEEGRITVDGVDIRNVKLQSLRKHIGIVQQDVFLFSGTIKENIAYGDLSATDEQIWDAARRASLEELILTLPDGMDTVIGERGVKLSGGQKQRLSIARMFLKNPPILILDEATSALDTETEALIQQSLAELSVGRTTLVIAHRLTTIKNADRIIVVNKDGIAEQGNHEELVAAGGIYSRLHQVQYSHS
- a CDS encoding MarR family winged helix-turn-helix transcriptional regulator → MELEKYIGVNVQRAALKLNNYYQKVVNPFDITVDQWEILIVLWEKEGITQKELAERLHKDQTNVARMLFKLEKKEFIYRVIHETDRRSLRVYLTPKGRDMKDEILAPSMDAYNKTIQGLSKEEVEMFRRILTVMYNNVKDL
- a CDS encoding MFS transporter, with product MEITAKEAGVFDAKYRALTIGIILAVTTVAFEGLAVVTIAPSLAQKLNGLHLYGWIFSSFLLAQILGTMIIGARINKNGVFASFGISILFFVIGIVIAATSVNMITLIIGRVFQGFGGGGIITCVYYSITLGYPDKLRTKILALFSGAYILPALIGPYIAGLIAEHISWRVVFWLVLPFIGLAVMLTLPAFRKFTVRVNKPSKNNQKEGFAVLLTIGTGMLLAGLGFITDWKGIVLSVAGLLIMIQPLRKLLPEGTLSARRGLPATIASRGFFVASYNATESYVVLALTDVKKLPADMAGLIVAAGALSWSAAAWLQSRFDAKDHGMGRKKRVTIGIGFMIIGVAAVILAVGLPEGGIVFAVISQLFTGFGIGLAHPTTGAIALQHIKTGEEGEISASLQFTDAFSPGVSIGVGGALIAVSQSLNLGLLTGIILALSLQLLLVLLSFTISFRIKQAKASAEN
- a CDS encoding serine hydrolase, whose product is MGRQKGKRTSIAVLTLVLTMLAPMSAMAAPATSSSDFTYEPTKKTVMEKAKLLTEKHGITSLQYALIDGGEIVVSGQTGKNDKNNKVPLTPDTIYGIGSTSKMFLTASVMKLVDEGKVDLDLPVVNYIPDFQMKDHRYKQITPRMLLNHSSGLLGSTGSNATLYGDNDTYSHDTFLEQLASQNLKADPGAFSVYSNDGFTLSEIMVERVSGMSFTAFIHQYFTEPLDMKHTKTPQDVVDTAAMAGIYSPLYEGQLPQENYNVIATGGIYSTAEDLAKFSQIFTGEVQGILTDKSVEAMAQEEYKRGMWPEDGDTSISYGLGWDSVNLYPFSEYGIKAVTKGGDTISYHSSLVVLPEYNLAAAVTSSGGTSAKDQFIASELLLSALEEKGIITERKPEKSFGVPLKADIPKEIATNAGIYGGNNSVKKIEMNTAGQMTVSTPAAPSDPAQKYTYTADGTFVNDEGTEKLKFVKEKNGRTYLWYRSYISLPGLGQLAFSEYKMEKLEANELSQDITASWEQREGKKYYLVNEKYTSTVYLNSAPILPIHLDKETPGYISNTKIIGANEAVTELQIPGLAGRDTKEIYFAKKNGVEYITAVGSIYASEEMVQPLYSGKQSLATIQADGYARWFSIPATVKGKVMTVKMPATGAFAVYDQNGICINHTVVSGKNEVVLPENGRIVFAGDVDSTFEISLK
- a CDS encoding alpha/beta fold hydrolase; the protein is MRLFEILLVLSCFALLIDLLFIKRSAKKIGLGLGIGSSVILLVQLFVEGYRWQLLVVYIMTALFIIIVLFRHSEKMMNLKIGKFLKYSLSSLIVILLVGSTVLSVYLPVFNLPKLDGPEKVGTQTFHLTDQNRDEIFTEDQSDKRELMVQVWYPTENSNNNKRDTLFPKDKEMFKKYIQSFSNSLKLPEFLLDYLKYSQTNSYENVEILPSTSPYPVVLLSHGMGTSRVLHVSQAENLASHGYIVVTIDHTYSTFATLFPDGRVTDYKKSTTTLDERTKTGSIWTKDVEFVIDQIEKLNSGAIESQFKGKIDLDHIGAMGHSFGGATAFNATYLDQRIKAGVNMDGSLYEVENRDDINKPFMFIRSGSFEDWFANFEIDRNSEDEVTKSLSDELHIMKNVMNHGGKVIYVEGTQHFNFTDLQFYSELVKLSGITGDINGKRGSNIVNQYVLDFFNKQLKGTGGDLIQGPNDLYPEVKFVDPEEIK